The following is a genomic window from Bacillota bacterium.
CTGATCCCGCGTCCAGAGCGGAAACGACAAGACGTCGGTCGGCGCCGCGATCGAGCGGTACTGCTCGTTGAGAGCGGCGATGGCTTCATCGTCTACCAGCGTCAGCCCGATCTCCACCTGGTCGGGATCAAACTCGGGCTTGACAGCCTCCGCCGCCACCTCCACCAGTGCCTGCAGCTGCTTTTCGTCCAGCTCCGTCGACGACTCGTTGACGATAATCAGCGCCATCGCCTATGCCCGCCTCGCTTCCGGGTCCATCGACTTGCGCAGGTCTTGCTCCTTAATGTCGGGGTACTCGATGCGCTGGTGGAAAATGCCCGTGAGCACCCGCACGAACGCGTCGGCGATTTTGTCCAGGTCTCGCAGCGTCAGGTCGCTCTCGTCCAGCTGGCCCGACTCGAGGCGTTCCCTGATCAAGCGCCGGACCAGGCCTTCGATGCGTCCCGGCGTCGGACGGGCCAACGACCGGACGGCCGCCTCGACGGCGTCGGCCAGCATGACCAGGGCGGTCTCCTTGGACTGCGGCTTCGGCCCCGGATACCGGAAGTCGCGCTCGTCCACCGGTTCACCCTGGGCGTTCTCCAGCGCCTTCTGGTAAAAGTACTTCACCAGATCAGTTCCGTGATGTTCGCGAATGAAATCGATGATGACCGGCGGCAACTGGTACTCTTTCGCCAGCTCCACGCCGTCTTTCACGTGCGAAATGATGATCAGCGTGCTGAGCGTGGGCGAAATCTTGTCGTGCGGATTTTCGCCGCCGAACTGGTTTTCCACGAAAAAGTACGGCCGCTTCGTCTTGCCGATGTCGTGGTACTGCGCGCCTACCCGCACCAGCAGCGGGTCCGCACCGATGGCTTCCGCCGCCGCCTCCGCCAGGTTGCCCACCAGAATGCTGTGGTGGTACGACCCCGGCGCCTCCATCAGCAGCTTGCGCAGCAGCGGGTGGTTCGGGTTCGACAGTTCCAGCAGCCGCAGCGACGACGTAATCCGGAACAGCGTTTCAAGATACGGCAGCAGGCCGATGGTGCCCACCGCAGAGACGACGCCGTTCAGCAGGCCGAGGAACGAATACTGCAGCAGGAACGTGTCGCTGCGCAGAAGGCCCAGCGTCACCATGGTCAGAAAAGCGACGCCGCCGACGATAAAGCCCGCGCGCGTCAGGTCAGACCGCTGGCTCACTTTCGAAACGCTGTAGACGGCGGCCAGGCCCCCGGCCAGCGCGACGAGGAAGACGCGCCCATCGAGGCCGAACAAGGCGGCCACCACCGCCGACGTCATGATGGTGACGACGATGGCCACCTGCGAATCGACCAGCAGCGTCACCAGCAGTCCCGCCAGCCCAACGGGAACGAGAAAGCCTGTCCCCTCCCAGGCGACAAACGTGCCCACTTTCGCCAGGCCCGTGACCAGGATCACGACCAGCCCCAGCAGCGCCAGCTGCGCATCGCTTTCGAAAATCTTGCGCCGGTGCTGGCGCAAGTACACGGCCACCATGGCGAACAGCAGCGCCAAAAACACCAACATGCCCGCCATGAAGGCGTAGTTGGGCCGGCCGTCCAGCAAACCCAAGTCTTGGAGGAGCATGATATGCTCCTGCTCCACTTGGTCGCCGCGGCGAATGATGATCTGACCTTCCCGAATGCGCACGTCGGCGACGGACCGCACCGCCTCTTGACGCGCGCGCTCGATCTTTTCCGGGCTCGGAATGAGGTTGGGCCGGATGACGGCTTGCACGACGGCCGCCAGCAGCTCCCGCCGCCCGGGCGCCGCGTCGCGGATGCCCGGATGCAGCGCCACGGCCTCCCGCTCGCGCTCCAAGTCCGCCTCCGCGATGCGGCGGCGCTGCATGATGTCGACGGCCACGCTGCGGGCGGCAGCCTCCAGCTCGTCCAGCTGGCGCGCGTTCATGCCCGCCAGCATCGCCAGCGCGTCGGGCGACAGCGTCAACCCCAGCTCCGCCGCCGTATCCGCCAGCCGCCCGACCAGCTCGTCCACGTCGAGGGCCGGCGCCTCCGCACCTTCGCCGCCGGCCGCCGGGTCCCCGCCCGCCGAGACGGCGGATTCCTGGGACAACGCGTCCCGGAACGCCGCGAAGATGGCTGCCACCCGCTCCTCGGACCGCAGCGCCTCGGCGGGGTTAATCTCCCAGTTGGCGGGGTCCAGCTCCGCCTCGCGCAGCGCCTGCCGCGCCGCCTCTTCCCTGAGGAGCTCCGTGCGGTAGCGATTGACGACGTCCCGCGGGGCGACCACGTCCCGCGTCGCCACGTCGCCCACTTGCCAGTCGATCGCGTCGGGCACCGTGTTGGCCACGGCCAGTGTGAACATAATGAGGAACAGTCCGACAACGAGCAGCGCGCGCCGCGCCGAGCTCGGGCGCCGGATCAGCTGCTCGAGGGGGTCCCAGACGCGGGTGCGCCAATAAGTCCACCACTGGCGGATACCTTTGGCTCGTGCCGACCCTTGCGCGCCTCGCTCCTCTTTCGTGGTCATATTGCTCATCCTTTACCCGGCGGCCGCTTCACTCCGCTTCAGCCGCCAGCGGGAAAAAACGACCGAGGTTCTGCAGCACGGTGACCATCACCGCGGCCCGCACCACCCTCGGTTCCGTCGTCCCGTCTTCGATAACGGCTACGTCTTCGTCTAAGACCACCGCGTCGGCGGGAATGGCCGCCAGCGCCTCCGCGCGCGCCGCCGCGACCGCTTGCCGTACTAGCTCGTCCCGGCCCACGACGCCGCCGGCGTCGTCCGCGTCGCCCGCCCGCGCTTCCCCGTAGCCGCGATACCACGTGCGGCCCCACACCGCCCCTGCCGCCCGGACGACCGGCGCCACCCCCGCTTGCACGCGTTCCTCGTACGCCGGAGTTCCCGGCTGCAGCACGCCGCTGATCAAGGTCATGCCCGCGCGCACCGTGTCGCCGGGCGACACCAAGGGCTGTCCCGCCACCACCGCCACGCTCTCAACAACGCCGTCCCGCACCGCAACGACATGACCCGCCGCCGGGACGACGTCCTCGGGCGCCGTGCGCTCCGCCACCCGAATGGTGGCTGACACGCCCCGCAGTTCCACGGCGGCCCACGCGAGCCGCGGTACGTGCGCGTACAGCGCCTGCTCCACCGCGGGCCGCACCACCTCGCGCCGCGGCACGCCCGGCCGCAGCCCCGCCTCGGCCGCCGCGCGCAAGATTTCCCCGGCGGGCACCGCCTCGGCGCCCGTCACGTCCACGAACCACACGAACTGTCCCAGGCCGTAGAGCAGCGCCGCAAACAGCGCGCCGCCCAACAAAAACAGCGGCCGGCGCCGCGCTTTCCTAAGCCAGAAAGGCAACCCGACCTTCTGCAGCACGTCCACCTGCAC
Proteins encoded in this region:
- a CDS encoding metal-dependent phosphohydrolase, translating into MSNMTTKEERGAQGSARAKGIRQWWTYWRTRVWDPLEQLIRRPSSARRALLVVGLFLIMFTLAVANTVPDAIDWQVGDVATRDVVAPRDVVNRYRTELLREEAARQALREAELDPANWEINPAEALRSEERVAAIFAAFRDALSQESAVSAGGDPAAGGEGAEAPALDVDELVGRLADTAAELGLTLSPDALAMLAGMNARQLDELEAAARSVAVDIMQRRRIAEADLEREREAVALHPGIRDAAPGRRELLAAVVQAVIRPNLIPSPEKIERARQEAVRSVADVRIREGQIIIRRGDQVEQEHIMLLQDLGLLDGRPNYAFMAGMLVFLALLFAMVAVYLRQHRRKIFESDAQLALLGLVVILVTGLAKVGTFVAWEGTGFLVPVGLAGLLVTLLVDSQVAIVVTIMTSAVVAALFGLDGRVFLVALAGGLAAVYSVSKVSQRSDLTRAGFIVGGVAFLTMVTLGLLRSDTFLLQYSFLGLLNGVVSAVGTIGLLPYLETLFRITSSLRLLELSNPNHPLLRKLLMEAPGSYHHSILVGNLAEAAAEAIGADPLLVRVGAQYHDIGKTKRPYFFVENQFGGENPHDKISPTLSTLIIISHVKDGVELAKEYQLPPVIIDFIREHHGTDLVKYFYQKALENAQGEPVDERDFRYPGPKPQSKETALVMLADAVEAAVRSLARPTPGRIEGLVRRLIRERLESGQLDESDLTLRDLDKIADAFVRVLTGIFHQRIEYPDIKEQDLRKSMDPEARRA